Proteins encoded in a region of the Clostridium beijerinckii genome:
- a CDS encoding dihydrofolate reductase family protein, producing MSNNVKQRRIILDLATTLDGFIEGKNGEVDWCIMDADMGFTNFLNEIDTILYGRKSYDLWGQYIPQDEDSDDEKEVWKLIHSKEKYVFSRTQIATNNQAIFINENILEEVNKLKNKPGKDIWLYGGASLITTFINLGLVDEFRLSIHPVILGEGKPLFSDIKQRLNLKMVNTRTFSSGVVQLILSLEW from the coding sequence ATGTCAAATAACGTAAAACAGAGAAGAATAATTTTAGATTTAGCAACTACTTTAGATGGCTTTATTGAAGGGAAAAACGGAGAAGTTGATTGGTGCATTATGGACGCTGATATGGGGTTCACTAATTTCTTAAATGAAATTGACACTATTTTATATGGTAGAAAGAGTTACGATTTATGGGGACAATATATTCCACAAGATGAAGATTCAGATGATGAAAAAGAAGTTTGGAAATTAATTCATAGTAAAGAGAAATACGTGTTTTCCAGAACACAAATAGCTACTAATAATCAAGCAATATTTATAAATGAAAATATTCTTGAAGAAGTAAATAAATTGAAGAATAAGCCTGGTAAAGACATCTGGCTATATGGAGGAGCAAGTCTAATTACAACCTTTATAAATTTAGGGCTTGTTGATGAATTTAGATTATCTATTCACCCTGTTATTTTAGGAGAAGGAAAACCGTTGTTCAGTGATATAAAACAGAGATTGAATTTAAAAATGGTCAACACCAGAACGTTCTCTTCTGGCGTTGTACAATTAATATTATCATTGGAATGGTAA
- a CDS encoding YvrJ family protein — translation MEVNELINIIVNNGFPVAVSAYLLIRLEKQIVSLSSSINKLNTIISAKLGVAIDTESSVKN, via the coding sequence ATGGAAGTAAATGAGTTAATTAACATTATTGTTAATAATGGCTTTCCAGTAGCGGTATCTGCCTATTTGCTAATTCGTTTAGAGAAACAAATTGTTAGCTTATCTAGTTCAATTAATAAATTAAATACCATAATATCAGCTAAGCTTGGAGTCGCTATTGATACAGAGAGTTCTGTTAAAAATTAA